One genomic region from Drosophila busckii strain San Diego stock center, stock number 13000-0081.31 chromosome 3R, ASM1175060v1, whole genome shotgun sequence encodes:
- the LOC108603434 gene encoding glycerol-3-phosphate acyltransferase 1, mitochondrial isoform X2 encodes MQEYQARGWFEEPKAQSSVNHGIGTENMLQVTPHAGLKPLKSSLDWGILFPYVAQVWRSEKFDYRQVTEIVHNDAVLKHAIKQAAEQTLRDQRYAQNGHRILGRSISGEQTEEEDTKAGISYQKILRKQEQRAMTILKEMGSTLNNALLALTSWVLYKLLPCFLSGVVTNTKQIEMLKNVSKRAPDTPLIFVPLHRSHLDYIMVTWILTNNDIRSPLVAAGNNLQIPVFGSLLRGLGAFFIKRKIDPVEGKKDVLYRAALHLYLTHALKQGHNVEFFIEGGRTRTGKPCMPKGGILSVIVNAFMDGSIPDALLVPVSVNYERLVDGNFVREQKGERKVPETFRKAISGIWQALNSNYGLMRIDFNEPYSIRELVSSYNKIALEEGSNKLYKPTAKTLQHNQSTSSLYGTDVVCEEHRNLIESISRQVVFDCAAATSVMSTNALAFLLLTRYRQGATEQKLSAALDDLRNSLIGCKDLGFSGESSHVLAYACDLLGPGLVTRTRDEQGHMFIRAASRVESFIELAYYSNMLTPHFALSSILLTTYHSLLPEATSSSSSIDAPPSVPRQKLIDTALENCLVYRYEFILNKPTQVLERMLQKHLDDLLNSGYICRKELPEAENALQARRIARNYELDEHDDDDDDEVRSQKAYGLDELLLLSTETLQQQRYLCEVLAPFSATYLAVVQALQILHHSSMLESEFIGFVINDLSNKVKSGSCIYAESISTDSVRNCLKLLEKWSVIEVCHQSGMRLISLNTLYEMSRESLSSIVKKIEAVVPKFQTGYFSQIISKDSPV; translated from the exons ATGCAGGAGTATCAGGCGCGTGGCTGGTTCGAg GAGCCGAAAGCACAAAGTTCGGTTAACCATGGCATTGGCACGGAGAATATGTTACAGGTGACACCGCATGCGGGTTTAAAGCCACTGAAAAGTAGCTTGGACTGGGGCATATTGTTTCCTTATGTGGCGCAAGTTTGGCGCAGCGAAAAATTTGACTACCGCCAA GTCACGGAGATCGTACACAACGATGCCGTTCTAAAGCATGCCATTAAACAGGCCGCCGAGCAAACGTTACGTGATCAACGCTATGCTCAAAATGGCCATCGCATACTCGGACGCAGCATCAGTGGTGAACAGACTGAGGAAGAAGATACCAAAGCAGGAATCTCGTATCAAAAGATTTTACGCAAGCAGGAACAGCGTGCTATGACTATACTTAAGGAGATGGGATCCACATTGAACAACGCTTTGTTGGCCCTGACCTCTTGGGTACTATACAAACTCTTGCCGTGCTTTTTATCCGGTGTAGTGACCAATACCAAGCAAATCGAAATGCTCAAAAATGTGTCGAAGCGTGCACCCGATACGCCACTAATTTTTGTGCCGCTGCATCGCAGTCATTTGGACTACATCATGGTGACCTGGATACTGACTAACAATGACATTCGCAGTCCGTTGGTGGCCGCTggtaataatttgcaaataccTGTTTTTGGATCACTGCTGCGTGGCCTAGGCGCCTTTTTCATAAAACGTAAAATTGATCCCGTGGAGGGCAAGAAGGATGTACTCTATCGCGCTGCTCTACACTTGTATCTAACACATGCACTGAAGCAAGGCCACAATGTGGAGTTCTTTATTGAAGGCGGACGAACACGTACCGGCAAACCATGCATGCCCAAGGGCGGTATACTCTCCGTTATTGTGAATGCTTTTATGGATGGCAGCATTCCAGATGCACTGCTAGTGCCTGTATCTGTGAACTACGAACGGCTTGTCGATGGCAACTTTGTGCGCGAGCAGAAAGGTGAACGCAAGGTGCCGGAGACTTTTCGCAAGGCCATCTCTGGAATTTGGCAGGCACTTAACTCCAACTACGGACTGATGCGCATTGACTTCAATGAGCCCTACTCCATACGTGAACTGGTCAGCTCGTATAATAAAATAGCACTCGAGGaaggcagcaacaagttgTACAAGCCTACAGCCAa AACGTTGCAGCATAACCAATCCACTTCATCGTTGTACGGCACCGATGTTGTTTGCGAGGAGCATCGCAATCTCATTGAGAGCATCTCGCGTCAGGTAGTCTTTGACTGCGCCGCTGCCACCTCTGTGATGTCTACCAATGCATTGGCTTTTTTGCTGCTAACGCGTTATCGCCAAGGCGCTACCGAACAGAAACTGTCTGCTGCTTTGGATGATTTGCGCAATTCGCTGATTGGTTGCAAGGACTTGGGTTTTTCTGGCGAGTCATCACATGTGCTGGCATATGCTTGTGACTTGTTAGGACCAG GCTTGGTCACACGCACACGAGATGAGCAGGGTCATATGTTTATACGCGCTGCGAGCAGAGTGGAAAGCTTTATTGAGTTGGCCTATTACTCAAACATGCTGACGCCGCACTTTGCATTGAGTTCCATATTGTTAACCACCTATCATTCGCTCTTACCtgaagcaacaagcagcagcagcagcattgatgCGCCACCTAGTGTACCGCGCCAGAAACTTATAGACACTGCACTCGAAAATTGTCTGGTCTATCGCTATGAGTTTATATTGAATAAACCTACACAAGTGCTGGAACGCATGCTGCAAAAGCACTTGGACGATCTTCTCAACAGTGGCTATATATGTCGCAAAGAG TTGCCTGAAGCAGAGAATGCGTTACAAGCACGTCGCATAGCGCGAAATTATGAGCTGGATGAGcatgacgacgatgatgatgatgaggttCGCTCACAAAAAGCTTATGGCTTGGATGAGCTATTGCTGCTGTCCACAGAAActttacagcagcagcgttatcTCTGTGAAGTATTGGCCCCGTTTAGTGCTACTTATCTGGCCGTGGTGCAAGCGCTGCAAATACTACATCACAGCTCCATGCTAGAGTCTGAGTTCATTGGCTTTGTGATTAATGATCTAAGCAACAAAGTCAAGTCGGGCAGCTGTATTTACG CTGAAAGCATCTCGACTGATTCGGTGCGCAATTGCTTGAAGCTGCTGGAGAAGTGGTCTGTGATCGAGGTGTGCCATCAGAGTGGCATGCGTTTAATCTCGCTCAATACGCTCTATGAGATGTCCCGCGAATCGCTCAGCTCCATTGTCAAGAAGATTGAGGCCGTAGTGCCAAAATTCCAAACGGGTTACTTTAGccaaataataagcaaagacTCGCCTGTTTAG
- the LOC108602464 gene encoding pre-mRNA-splicing factor SPF27 produces the protein MADEVIVDALPYIDHGYDDAGVRESALAMVEEECRRYRPTKNYLDHLPLPATNPFETPLMINEFERISNRQPMETLSMKRYELPPPPSGKLSEVSAWQESIDNSMAQLEHQWVRSLNLELMLDYGTEAWKSYLEVFTAMQAKAQLQLQKLKKDIQDVNWQRKQAQTVAGERLRSLEAHWVMLVSKNYEIENECAELEKVVQAAREQILQLSPPDNPTTEQIMEHNGHESNDQESNGNDNGDGESVEDEQQGESSNDS, from the exons ATGGCTGATGAGGTTATTGTGGATGCACTGCCGTATATAGATCATGGCTACGACGATGCGGGCGTTAGAGAATCA GCGCTTGCAATGGTGGAAGAGGAATGCCGGCGCTATCGACCTACAAAGAACTACCTAGATCATTTGCCACTGCCTGCGACGAATCCGTTTGAAACCCCACTTATGATAAACGAATTCGAACGCATTTCCAATCGGCAGCCTATGGAAACATTGTCCATGAAGCGTTATGAACTGCCACCACCTCCTTCCGGCAAGCTGTCCGAAGTTTCCGCATGGCAGGAGTCCATTGATAATTCTATGGCACAGCTAGAGCATCAGTGGGTGCGCTCGCTCAATCTGGAACTAATGCTGGACTACGGTACCGAAGCCTGGAAATCTTATCTGGAAGTTTTCACAGCCATGCAGGCTAAggcacagctgcagctacagaaGCTGAAAAAGGATATACAAGATGTCAACTGGCAACGAAAGCAAGCTCAGACGGTGGCTGGCGAAAGACTACGTTCATTGGAAGCACACTGGGTCATGCTTGTGTCCAAAAACTATGAGATTGAAAACGAATGTGCAGAGTTAGAGAAAGTGGTGCAAGCGGCACGCGAGCAGATTTTGCAGCTAAGTCCACCAGATAATCCAACGACAGAGCAAATTATGGAGCACAATGGACATGAATCCAATGACCAAGAGAGCAATGGCAATGACAACGGCGACGGTGAAAGTGTTGAGGACGAGCAACAGGGTGAATCCTCAAACGACTCATAG
- the LOC108603434 gene encoding glycerol-3-phosphate acyltransferase 1, mitochondrial isoform X1, whose amino-acid sequence MLSSVLNFIQCVAEISLLGGIEIASVALVVYYVFAKTRASAIIARLFPNLKLSYRTSLGKFNSIGSDILYTLRASNEPKAQSSVNHGIGTENMLQVTPHAGLKPLKSSLDWGILFPYVAQVWRSEKFDYRQVTEIVHNDAVLKHAIKQAAEQTLRDQRYAQNGHRILGRSISGEQTEEEDTKAGISYQKILRKQEQRAMTILKEMGSTLNNALLALTSWVLYKLLPCFLSGVVTNTKQIEMLKNVSKRAPDTPLIFVPLHRSHLDYIMVTWILTNNDIRSPLVAAGNNLQIPVFGSLLRGLGAFFIKRKIDPVEGKKDVLYRAALHLYLTHALKQGHNVEFFIEGGRTRTGKPCMPKGGILSVIVNAFMDGSIPDALLVPVSVNYERLVDGNFVREQKGERKVPETFRKAISGIWQALNSNYGLMRIDFNEPYSIRELVSSYNKIALEEGSNKLYKPTAKTLQHNQSTSSLYGTDVVCEEHRNLIESISRQVVFDCAAATSVMSTNALAFLLLTRYRQGATEQKLSAALDDLRNSLIGCKDLGFSGESSHVLAYACDLLGPGLVTRTRDEQGHMFIRAASRVESFIELAYYSNMLTPHFALSSILLTTYHSLLPEATSSSSSIDAPPSVPRQKLIDTALENCLVYRYEFILNKPTQVLERMLQKHLDDLLNSGYICRKELPEAENALQARRIARNYELDEHDDDDDDEVRSQKAYGLDELLLLSTETLQQQRYLCEVLAPFSATYLAVVQALQILHHSSMLESEFIGFVINDLSNKVKSGSCIYAESISTDSVRNCLKLLEKWSVIEVCHQSGMRLISLNTLYEMSRESLSSIVKKIEAVVPKFQTGYFSQIISKDSPV is encoded by the exons ATGTTGTCGAGTGTTTTAAACTTTATCCAGTGCGTCGCCGAGATTTCTTTGCTCGGTGGCATTGAGATCGCTTCAGTTGCACTGGTTGTTTACTACGTCTTTGCAAAAACTAG agCTTCTGCAATTATCGCACGTTTGTTTCCCAATTTGAAACTAAGCTATCGCACGTCACTGGGCAAGTTCAACAGCATCGGCAGCGATATTCTTTACACGCTGCGTGCATCAAAT GAGCCGAAAGCACAAAGTTCGGTTAACCATGGCATTGGCACGGAGAATATGTTACAGGTGACACCGCATGCGGGTTTAAAGCCACTGAAAAGTAGCTTGGACTGGGGCATATTGTTTCCTTATGTGGCGCAAGTTTGGCGCAGCGAAAAATTTGACTACCGCCAA GTCACGGAGATCGTACACAACGATGCCGTTCTAAAGCATGCCATTAAACAGGCCGCCGAGCAAACGTTACGTGATCAACGCTATGCTCAAAATGGCCATCGCATACTCGGACGCAGCATCAGTGGTGAACAGACTGAGGAAGAAGATACCAAAGCAGGAATCTCGTATCAAAAGATTTTACGCAAGCAGGAACAGCGTGCTATGACTATACTTAAGGAGATGGGATCCACATTGAACAACGCTTTGTTGGCCCTGACCTCTTGGGTACTATACAAACTCTTGCCGTGCTTTTTATCCGGTGTAGTGACCAATACCAAGCAAATCGAAATGCTCAAAAATGTGTCGAAGCGTGCACCCGATACGCCACTAATTTTTGTGCCGCTGCATCGCAGTCATTTGGACTACATCATGGTGACCTGGATACTGACTAACAATGACATTCGCAGTCCGTTGGTGGCCGCTggtaataatttgcaaataccTGTTTTTGGATCACTGCTGCGTGGCCTAGGCGCCTTTTTCATAAAACGTAAAATTGATCCCGTGGAGGGCAAGAAGGATGTACTCTATCGCGCTGCTCTACACTTGTATCTAACACATGCACTGAAGCAAGGCCACAATGTGGAGTTCTTTATTGAAGGCGGACGAACACGTACCGGCAAACCATGCATGCCCAAGGGCGGTATACTCTCCGTTATTGTGAATGCTTTTATGGATGGCAGCATTCCAGATGCACTGCTAGTGCCTGTATCTGTGAACTACGAACGGCTTGTCGATGGCAACTTTGTGCGCGAGCAGAAAGGTGAACGCAAGGTGCCGGAGACTTTTCGCAAGGCCATCTCTGGAATTTGGCAGGCACTTAACTCCAACTACGGACTGATGCGCATTGACTTCAATGAGCCCTACTCCATACGTGAACTGGTCAGCTCGTATAATAAAATAGCACTCGAGGaaggcagcaacaagttgTACAAGCCTACAGCCAa AACGTTGCAGCATAACCAATCCACTTCATCGTTGTACGGCACCGATGTTGTTTGCGAGGAGCATCGCAATCTCATTGAGAGCATCTCGCGTCAGGTAGTCTTTGACTGCGCCGCTGCCACCTCTGTGATGTCTACCAATGCATTGGCTTTTTTGCTGCTAACGCGTTATCGCCAAGGCGCTACCGAACAGAAACTGTCTGCTGCTTTGGATGATTTGCGCAATTCGCTGATTGGTTGCAAGGACTTGGGTTTTTCTGGCGAGTCATCACATGTGCTGGCATATGCTTGTGACTTGTTAGGACCAG GCTTGGTCACACGCACACGAGATGAGCAGGGTCATATGTTTATACGCGCTGCGAGCAGAGTGGAAAGCTTTATTGAGTTGGCCTATTACTCAAACATGCTGACGCCGCACTTTGCATTGAGTTCCATATTGTTAACCACCTATCATTCGCTCTTACCtgaagcaacaagcagcagcagcagcattgatgCGCCACCTAGTGTACCGCGCCAGAAACTTATAGACACTGCACTCGAAAATTGTCTGGTCTATCGCTATGAGTTTATATTGAATAAACCTACACAAGTGCTGGAACGCATGCTGCAAAAGCACTTGGACGATCTTCTCAACAGTGGCTATATATGTCGCAAAGAG TTGCCTGAAGCAGAGAATGCGTTACAAGCACGTCGCATAGCGCGAAATTATGAGCTGGATGAGcatgacgacgatgatgatgatgaggttCGCTCACAAAAAGCTTATGGCTTGGATGAGCTATTGCTGCTGTCCACAGAAActttacagcagcagcgttatcTCTGTGAAGTATTGGCCCCGTTTAGTGCTACTTATCTGGCCGTGGTGCAAGCGCTGCAAATACTACATCACAGCTCCATGCTAGAGTCTGAGTTCATTGGCTTTGTGATTAATGATCTAAGCAACAAAGTCAAGTCGGGCAGCTGTATTTACG CTGAAAGCATCTCGACTGATTCGGTGCGCAATTGCTTGAAGCTGCTGGAGAAGTGGTCTGTGATCGAGGTGTGCCATCAGAGTGGCATGCGTTTAATCTCGCTCAATACGCTCTATGAGATGTCCCGCGAATCGCTCAGCTCCATTGTCAAGAAGATTGAGGCCGTAGTGCCAAAATTCCAAACGGGTTACTTTAGccaaataataagcaaagacTCGCCTGTTTAG
- the LOC108603435 gene encoding 60S ribosomal protein L4: MSLGNARPLVSVYTDKNEAVKEKNICLPAVFKAPIRPDVVNEVHQLMRRNNRQPYAVSELAGHQTSAESWGTGRAVARIPRVRGGGTHRSGQGAFGNMCRGGRMFAPTKTFRRWHRKVNVNQRRYALVSAIAASGVPALVQSKGHVIDGVSEFPLVVSDEVQKLQKTKQAVVFLRRMKIWADIQKVYKSQRFRAGRGTMRDRRRIARRGPLVVYHKDEGLRRAFRNIPGIETISVDKLNLLKLAPGGHVGRFVIWTESAFARLNDLFGTWKKPSTLKKGYNLPQPKMANTDLSRLLKSEEIRKVLRDPRKRVFRRVRRLNPLSNVRQLIKLNPYAEVLKRRAALAAEKRTVARVLAKAKKQNVELAKSHFANVATKAAANRAKLLAARKKKVAPKKPAAKK; this comes from the exons ATG AGCTTAGGCAACGCCAGGCCATTGGTCTCCGTGTATACGGATAAAAATGAGGCTGTTAAGGAGAAGAACATCTGCCTGCCGGCTGTGTTCAAGGCGCCCATCCGTCCGGATGTGGTCAACGAGGTGCACCAGCTGATGCGCCGCAACAACCGTCAGCCCTATGCTGTCAGCGAGTTGGCAG GTCACCAGACATCTGCTGAGTCCTGGGGTACCGGTCGTGCTGTTGCCCGTATTCCCCGTGTCCGTGGTGGCGGTACCCACCGCTCCGGCCAGGGTGCCTTCGGCAACATGTGCCGTGGTGGTCGCATGTTCGCTCCCACTAAGACCTTCCGTCGCTGGCACCGCAAGGTGAATGTCAATCAGCGCCGTTATGCTCTGGTGTCGGCTATTGCCGCATCGGGTGTGCCAGCTCTGGTGCAGTCCAAGGGTCATGTTATCGATGGCGTCTCCGAGTTCCCCTTGGTTGTGTCCGATGAAGTGCAGAAGCTGCAAAAGACCAAGCAGGCTGTTGTCTTCCTGCGCCGCATGAAGATCTGGGCTGACATCCAGAAG GTGTACAAGTCCCAGCGCTTCCGTGCTGGCCGTGGTACCATGCGCGACCGTCGTCGCATTGCCCGTCGTGGTCCTCTGGTTGTGTACCACAAGGATGAGGGTCTGCGCCGTGCTTTCCGCAACATCCCTGGCATTGAGACAATCAGCGTGGATAAGCTGAATCTGCTGAAACTGGCTCCTGGTGGCCATGTCGGTCGCTTTGTTATCTGGACTGAGTCTGCTTTTGCGCGCCTGAATGATCTGTTCGGCACCTGGAAGAAGCCATCCACCTTGAAGAAGGGCTACAATCTGCCCCAGCCCAAGATGGCCAATACCGATTTGTCGCGCCTTCTGAAATCAGAGGAGATCCGCAAGGTTCTGCGTGACCCACGCAAGCGTGTGTTCCGTCGCGTGCGCCGCCTCAATCCTCTTTCCAATGTGCGTCAGCTGATCAAGCTGAACCCATACGCAGAGGTCCTGAAGCGTCGtgctgctctcgctgctgAGAAGCGCACCGTGGCTAGGGTGTTGGCCAAGGCCAAGAAACAGAACGTTGAGCTGGCCAAGTCGCACTTCGCAAATGTTGCCACCAAGGCTGCTGCTAACCGCGCTAAGCTGCTCGCCGCCCGCAAGAAGAAGGTCGCCCCCAAGAAGCCCGCGGCCAAGAAGTAA